One genomic window of Arachis stenosperma cultivar V10309 chromosome 10, arast.V10309.gnm1.PFL2, whole genome shotgun sequence includes the following:
- the LOC130957260 gene encoding uncharacterized protein LOC130957260: protein MPLYAKFLKELINKKRSWHEKETILLIEECNALIQKGLPPKLEDPGSFFLPCTIGNISINKAMCDLGASINLMPSSLMKRLCIEEVKPIQMSLELVDKSVVFPKGMIENLLVKVDKFIFPVDFVILDLDEEGGNSIILGRSFLATARAIIDVEQGELTLRVHDESITLNVFPETQHSDEKKNCMEINKEDLQWKEETNKTLINSLPKQEISNKAGQKENETVQSEEGK, encoded by the coding sequence ATGCCTCTCTATGCAAAGTTCTTGAAAGAGCTTATCAATAAAAAGAGAAGTTGgcatgaaaaggaaactatATTGCTCattgaagaatgcaatgcattaATCCAAAAAGGGCTTCCCCCAAAACTTGAGGACCCTGGAAGCTTTTTcctaccttgtaccattggcaatATAAGCATCAATAAAGcaatgtgtgacttaggagctaGCATTAATCTAATGCCCTCTTCTCTGATGAAAAGGCTATGCATAGAGGAGGTAAAGCCTATACAGATGTCACTAGAGCTAGTGGACAAGTCTGTGGTGTTTCCCAAAGGTATGATTGAAAACCTTTTGGTCAAAGTGGATAAGTTTATATTCCCTGTAGACTTTGTGATTCTGGACCTAGATGAGGAAGGAGGTAATTCCATCATACTAGGAAGATCATTCTTAGCTACAGCAAGGGCTATTATAGATGTAGAACAAGGGGAATTGACCctgagagtgcatgatgaaAGCATTACTCTAAATGTCTTTCCAGAAACACAGCACTCTGATGAAAAGAAAAACTGCATGGAGATCAACAAAGAAGACTTGCAGTGGAAGGAAGAAACCAACAAGACACTCATTAATTCCCTTCCGAAGCAAGAAATAAGCAACAAAGCAGGACAGAAGGAGAATGAAACTGTTCAAAGTGAGGAAGGAAAGTAA